One region of Diabrotica undecimpunctata isolate CICGRU chromosome 6, icDiaUnde3, whole genome shotgun sequence genomic DNA includes:
- the LOC140443053 gene encoding phospholipase B1, membrane-associated-like, which yields MVSKMIKFYIMAMVLYNLTQTNCQENSVLDELFLPIVRDFQISMGKMFRDFEPSNRRLLKRMGKAVPALSPTKQFPCDLKNYKPRSDSVPDNVHKLRPGDIDVIGAMGDSLTAGTGISATSVPEEIFVAQRGRSWAGGGEKNWRHFLTLPNILKEFNPNLIGFATRAAYSTEWESQFNVAESGAISSQMPYMAKELVKRIKMDPRIDLNHHWKMITFMIGDNDFCSEVCVSNSYYKAIQKHKEDLYKVLRYLKDNLPRTIVNVVPPPRLDVLYKMKNLPLSCYLTQNVVCPCIRSLIYADKKRTMKDLMIKWQKSVVEIGTMPDWRSNNFAVIVQPFTLNLTFPKTSTGDLDYSFLGPDCFHFSEKGQARFANGLWNSMMEPSGHKNTDGSDNASKFHCPSEKHPYIYTSENS from the exons ATGGTTAGCAAAATGATCAAGTTTTATATAATGGCAATGGTTTTATATAATTTGACTCAAACAAACTGCCAAGAAAATTCAGTGCTGGACGAACTTTTCTTGCCAATAGTCAGGGATTTTCAAATAAGTATGGGCAAAATGTTTAGAGATTTTGAACCATCCAATCGACGACTGCTCAAGCGAATGGGA AAGGCAGTACCAGCACTATCTCCGACAAAACAGTTTCCCtgtgatttaaaaaattataagccTAGAAGCGACTCAGTGCCAGACAATGTGCATAAACTACGGCCTGGAGATATTGACGTAATTGGTGCTATGGGTGACAGTTTGACTGCAGGAACAGGAATATCTGCCACCAGTGTTCCCGAAGAAATATTCGTAGCTCAAAGAGGTAGATCATGGGCAGGAG GAGGGGAAAAGAATTGGAGGCATTTCCTTACTCTTCCAAATATTTTGAAAGAATTTAATCCAAATTTAATCGGTTTTGCAACTAGAGCAGCGTATAGTACCGAATGGGAATCGCAATTCAATGTAGCGGAATCTGGTGCCATATCTTCTCAGATGCCATATATGGCTAAAGAATTAGTCAAGAGAATCAAAATGGATCCTAGGATAGATTTAAATCATCACTGGAAA ATGATAACTTTCATGATTGGCGATAACGACTTTTGTTCGGAAGTCTGCGTATCAAATAGTTATTACAAAGCTATCCAAAAACACAAAGAGGATTTATATAAAGTTCTTAgatatttaaaagataatttaccCAGAACCATAGTCAATGTTGTGCCACCACCAA gatTAGATGTACTATATAAAATGAAAAACTTGCCTCTTAGCTGCTATTTAACACAAAACGTGGTATGTCCGTGTATTCGAAGTTTGATATATGCAGATAAAAAAAGGACAATGAAAGACTTGATGATTAAATGGCAAAAATCAGTAGTGGAAATTGGTACGATGCCAGATTGGAGGTCCAATAATTTTGCTGTGATAGTGCAACCATTTACTTTAAATCTTACGTTTCCTAAAACATCAACAGGTGATCTGGATTATAGTTTTTTGGGTCCCGATTGTTTTCATTTTTCAGAAAAGGGACAAGCCAGAT tTGCCAACGGTTTATGGAACTCAATGATGGAGCCGTCTGGACACAAAAATACAGATGGAAGTGACAACGCATCCAAATTTCATTGCCCTTCTGAGAAACATCCCTATATTTATACATCGGAAAATAGCTGA